A stretch of Eleutherodactylus coqui strain aEleCoq1 chromosome 9, aEleCoq1.hap1, whole genome shotgun sequence DNA encodes these proteins:
- the LOC136578272 gene encoding zinc finger protein 271-like, which yields MIHLLNDPPRMAEKHLTRRILDFTLEIIYLLTGEDYTIVKKTAAVTPIIHLPESVGWRPITEPPPHSLIQKVLELTNKMTELLTGEVPIRCQDVAVYFSTEEWEYTDERWDLYKDVMMEDHRPLTSQEGARRRNPPERCLHPLSSQDCPDEDPNVPEDHQSGNLIDIKIEVKEEDEETDIRADQQYGLVKGNPPERYPHPPYYQDCPEKDPDDPKSHQGEDVTDIKVEVEEEGMMGDHPCKSEVEEDVPTENPSKNSEGNFMLSLSYKVEAEDILQHSLEEKLITFNVHPELHNTDLSYNSPSPEEPSHDQSQIVTTSTGQERGGKCHWRECEKQSTKRSSLFRHRRLHTGEKPYSCSECGKYFAQKSSLKQHERSHTYSCSQCGKCFINKVKFQDHQRIHTAENPFTCSQCRQCFTCNTDFVKHQKSHTGEKQYLCSECGKCFKSNSHLVRHQRSHTGEKPYPCSECGKSFSSKSHLVIHERIHTGVKPFICSLCGKCFREKLGLVTHQRSHTGEKPYSCSVCGKCFTNKGNLVIHERIHTGERPFTCLECGKCFIDRSNLLGHKRSHTGEKPFSCLLCGKCFTKKSNLVMHERSHTGEKPYSCSECGKRFIKKSNLVAHQRLHTGEKPYSCTECGKCFTGRSTLVIHQRIHTGEKPYSCSECGKCFTNKSDHIIHERIHTGETPYSCSECGKCFAHKSHLVTHQRIHTGEKPYFCSACGKCFTGRSSLVVHERIHTGEKPYSCSLCGKCFTNKSDRDVHEKIHTGEKPYSCLECGKCFKGRSSLVKHKRSHT from the exons gattacacaatagtgaagaagacaGCAGCGGTGACCCCCATCATCCACCTCCCAGAGTCAGTAGGATGGCGCCCCATCACAgagcctccccctcactccctGATACAGAAggtcctagaactcaccaacaagatgacggagctgctgacaggagag gttcctataaggtgtcaggatgtcgctgtctatttctccacggaggagtgggagtatacaGATGAACGgtgggatctgtacaaggacgtcatgatggaggatcacCGGCCCCTTACATCACAAG AAGGAGCCAGGAGGAGAAATCCTCCAGAGAGATGTCTCCATCCTCTGTCTTCCCAGGACTGTCCAGATGAAGACCCCAATGTCCCagaggaccatcag aGTGGAAATCTGATTGATATTAAGATTGAGGTTAAAGAAGAAGATGAAGAGACGGATATAAGAGCTGATCAGCAGT ATGGATTGGTGAAAGGAAATCCCCCAGAAAGATATCCCCATCCACCATATTACCAGGACTGTCCAGAGAAAGATCCAGATGACCCAAAGAGCCATCAG GGTGAAGATGTGACTGATATTAAAGTGGAGGTAGAAGAAGAGGGTATGATGGGCGATCACCCGTGTAAGAGTGAAGTGGAAGAGGACGTTCCCACAG AAAATCCCAGTAAGAATTCTGAGGGAAACTTCATGTTATCACTAAGTTATAAAGTAGAAGCTGAAGATATCCTGCAGCACTCCTTAGAAGAAAAGCTCATTACCTTTAATGTACATCCAGAACTTCACAATACAGATCTATCATATAATTCCCCTAGTCCTGAGGAGCCTTCTCATGATCAATCACAAATTGTTACCACAAGTACGGGTCAGGAAAGAGGGGGAAAATGTCACTGGAGAGAATGTGAAAAGCAGTCTACAAAAAGATCCAGTCTTTTTAGACACAGAagacttcacacaggagagaagccatattcatgttcagaatgtgggaaatacttTGCCCAGAAATCAAGTCTCAAGcaacatgagagaagtcacacataCTCCTGTTctcaatgtgggaaatgctttattaATAAAGTCAAATTTCaggatcatcagagaattcacacagcggAGAATCCTTTTACATGTTCTCAATGTAGACAATGCTTTACCTGTAACACAGattttgttaaacatcagaaaagtcacacaggagagaagcagtatttatgttcagaatgtgggaaatgctttaaatCAAACTCGCATctagttagacatcagagaagtcacacaggagagaagccgtatccatgttctgaatgtgggaaatctttttcaTCAAAATCTCATCTTGTTATACATGAGCGAATTCATACAGGAGTGAAACCATTTATATGTTCtctatgtgggaaatgttttagagagaaGTTAGgtcttgttacacatcaaagaagtcacacaggagagaaaccatattcatgttcagtctgtggaaaatgttttactaatAAAGGCAATcttgttatacatgagagaattcacacaggagagagaccatttacatgtttagaatgtgggaaatgttttatagatAGATCAAATCTTCTTGGACataagagaagtcacacaggagaaaagccattttcatgtttgctGTGTGGGAAGTGTTTCAcaaaaaaatcaaatcttgttatgcATGAGAGAAgtcatacaggggagaagccgtattcgtgttcagaatgtgggaaacgctTTATaaagaaatcaaatcttgtagCACATCAAagacttcacacaggagagaaaccatattcatgtacagaatgtgggaaatgttttacaggaaGATCAACTCTTgtaatacatcagagaattcacacaggagagaagccgtattcatgttcagaatgtgggaaatgctttacaaatAAGTCAGATCATAtcatacatgagagaattcacacaggggagacaccatattcatgttcagaatgtgggaaatgttttgcacataAATCTCATCtagttacacatcagagaattcacacaggggagaagccatatttttGTTCAgcatgtgggaaatgctttacaggTAGATCAAGTCTTGTTGTACACGAGAGAATTCATACgggagagaaaccatattcatgttcattatgtgggaaatgctttacaaatAAGTCAGACCGTGATGTACATGAAAaaattcatacaggggagaaaccatattcatgtttagaatgtgggaaatgttttaagggTAGATCAAGTCTtgttaaacataagagaagtcatacatga